The Vitis riparia cultivar Riparia Gloire de Montpellier isolate 1030 chromosome 10, EGFV_Vit.rip_1.0, whole genome shotgun sequence genome includes a region encoding these proteins:
- the LOC117923764 gene encoding low-temperature-induced cysteine proteinase-like codes for MGSQKIQLALVLFIWASLACLSSSLPTEFSITGEEFASEERVRELFHLWKERHKRVYKHAEETAKRFEIFKENLKYVIERNSKGHRHTLGMNKFADMSNEEFKEKYLSKIKKPINKKNNSLRRSMQQKKGTASCEAPSSLDWRKKGVVTGIKDQGDCGSCWAFSSTGAMEGINAIVTGDLISLSEQELVDCDSTNYGCEGGYMDYAFEWVISNGGIDSESDYPYTGTDGTCNTTKEDTKVVSIDGYKDVDESDSALLCATVNQPISVGMDGSALDFQLYTSGIYAGDCSDDPDDIDHAVLIVGYGSEDSEDYWICKNSWGTSWGMEGYFYIKRNTDLPYGECAINAMASYPTKESSSPSPYPSPAVPPPPPPPPSPPPPPPPSPPPPSPGPSPSECGDFTYCPSDETCCCIYEFYDFCLIYGCCEYENAVCCTGTEYCCPSDYPVCDVEEGLCLKNQGDYLGVAAKKRKMAKHKFPWTKIEETQKTYQPLEWKRNRFAAMR; via the exons ATGGGTTCCCAGAAAATTCAACTGGCTCTTGTCCTCTTCATCTGGGCTTCACTGGCATGTCTCTCTTCAAGCCTCCCCACTGAATTCTCCATAACTGGAGAGGAGTTTGCATCGGAAGAGAGAGTAAGAGAGCTGTTCCATCTATGGAAGGAGAGGCACAAGAGAGTGTACAAGCATGCGGAGGAGACAGCCAAGAGGTTCGAGattttcaaggaaaatttgAAGTATGTGATAGAGAGGAACTCAAAGGGGCATAGGCATACTCTTGGAATGAACAAGTTTGCAGACATGAGTAATGAGGAGTTCAAGGAGAAGTATTTATCCAAGATTAAGAAGccaatcaataagaaaaacaactctCTCCGGAGAAGCATGCAGCAGAAGAAGGGCACGGCGTCCTGTGAGGCGCCTTCCTCCCTGGATTGGAGGAAGAAGGGTGTTGTCACCGGTATCAAAGACCAAGGCGATTGTG GAAGTTGCTGGGCGTTCTCTTCCACTGGAGCCATGGAAGGAATAAATGCCATAGTCACTGGAGACCTCATTAGTCTGTCGGAGCAAGAACTTGTAGACTGTGATTCAACCAACTATGGATGCGAAGGAGGTTACATGGACTATGCTTTTGAGTGGGTTATAAGCAATGGTGGGATCGATTCAGAATCCGATTATCCCTACACAGGCACTGATGGTACCTGTAACACAACCAAG GAGGATACCAAAGTTGTTAGTATTGATGGCTACAAAGATGTCGATGAATCGGACAGTGCTCTCTTATGTGCGACTGTCAACCAACCTATTAGCGTGGGCATGGATGGCTCTGCTCTTGACTTTCAGCTCTACACATCT GGAATATATGCTGGGGATTGCTCGGATGATCCAGATGACATTGACCATGCAGTTCTGATAGTTGGCTATGGCTCTGAAGACAGTGAAGACTACTGGATTTGTAAGAATTCATGGGGAACAAGCTGGGGAATGGAGGGGTACTTCTACATAAAGAGGAACACTGATTTACCATATGGAGAATGCGCCATCAATGCCATGGCTTCCTATCCGACCAAAGAGTCTTCTTCACCATCTCCTTATCCATCCCCAGCTGTTCCACCACCGCCGCCGCCCCCACCATCCCCGCCACCGCCTCCCCCTCCCTCCCCACCACCTCCCTCTCCTGGCCCTTCCCCTAGTGAGTGCGGTGACTTTACCTATTGCCCGAGCGATGAGACTTGCTGTTGCATATATGAGTTCTATGATTTTTGCCTGATCTACGGCTGCTGTGAATACGAGAACGCCGTTTGCTGCACTGGAACAGAGTACTGCTGCCCCAGTGACTACCCCGTTTGCGATGTGGAAGAAGGCCTATGTCTCAAG AACCAGGGAGACTACCTAGGAGTAGCAGCAAAGAAGAGAAAGATGGCGAAGCACAAGTTCCCCTGGACTAAAATAGAAGAAACACAGAAGACATACCAACCTCTGGAGTGGAAGAGGAACAGGTTTGCTGCGATGCGTTGA
- the LOC117923371 gene encoding uncharacterized protein LOC117923371 isoform X1, with translation MTERLFIHEEKNDGSKQEETENTSFDLNEESNSPEDDAAAEAEVSMEDDEGEREGSSANNNNVSAGEKRGGKNSVRQYVRSKMPRLRWTPDLHLSFVHAVERLGGQARATPKLVLELMNVKGLSIAHVKSHLQMYRSKRLDESGQVLCKTYRRMGGRDRDRDCSPGILFRPTGSCRHFSMEKSGMEQAWNPGECSRSYNLLRCTLSQQQYDFRANSSRRQQYASTHYYNALRSSTSALQSKQYFGQGNGLVERMIFHTQNRPSTSNPNHVLEAIAQNRPTRPSRFLEEKKWPPRELIGNPWREKTRTNAASQSLVHQICTTPRSVGATLTYSKQPSVWSPANEERLGQFQSHLHYPKIISSISTPQFEPPFRLESNQEKRLKEEEWLPDLQLRLSQRSANEEDSHHKTKYEMNTMLSLSPYSSRQQEQPTEKQKEETQTKAWPSQTTTGKADLSLSI, from the exons ATGACAGAGAGATTATTTatccatgaagaaaaaaatgatggaagCAAGCAGGAGGAAACAGAAAACACCTCCTTTGACTTGAATGAAGAATCCAACTCCCCAGAGGATGACGCTGCAGCTGAAGCTGAAGTGAGCATGGAGGATGATGAAGGAGAAAGAGAAGGGAGTTcagcaaataataataatgtctcTGCTGGGGAAAAACGTGGAGGGAAAAACTCAGTTAGGCAGTATGTTCGATCAAAAATGCCTCGACTCCGGTGGACTCCTGACCTCCATCTCTCTTTTGTGCATGCTGTTGAGAGGCTTGGTGGACAGGCCA GAGCGACTCCAAAGCTGGTTCTTGAGTTGATGAATGTGAAAGGACTTAGCATTGCCCATGTAAAGAGCCACTTGCAG ATGTATCGAAGTAAAAGGCTTGATGAATCAGGACAAG TATTATGTAAAACATATAGACGAATGGGAGGAAGAGACCGAGATCGTGATTGCTCTCCTGGAATTTTGTTCAGACCAACTGGTTCTTGCCGACATTTCAGCATGGAGAAGAGTGGAATGGAGCAAGCTTGGAACCCTGGTGAGTGCAGTCGTAGTTACAATCTTTTGCGGTGCACCCTCTCTCAACAACAATATGATTTCAGAGCTAACTCTTCAAG GCGGCAACAGTATGCTTCCACTCATTACTATAATGCGTTAAGATCAAGTACTAGTGCACTACAGAGCAAACAATATTTCGGACAAGGCAACGGGTTGGTTGAAAGGATGATTTTCCATACTCAAAACAGGCCATCAACTTCAAACCCGAATCATGTTTTGGAGGCAATTGCACAAAATAGACCCACTAGACCTAGCAGATTTCTTGAAGAAAAGAAGTGGCCTCCACGGGAATTGATTGGAAATCCGTGGAGGGAGAAAACCAGGACTAATGCTGCCTCCCAATCTCTAGTGCATCAAATTTGTACTACTCCAAGGTCTGTTGGAGCAACGCTAACATACAGCAAGCAGCCGTCTGTATGGAGCCCTGCAAATGAGGAAAGACTTGGGCAATTTCAATCACACTTGCATTATCCTAAAATCATCTCCAGTATCTCCACACCACAATTTGAGCCGCCATTTCGGCTTGAG TCGAATCAGGAGAAGAGATTGAAGGAGGAGGAATGGTTGCCTGATTTGCAACTGAGACTGAGCCAAAGAAGTGCAAATGAGGAGGACTCCCACCACAAAACCAAGTATGAAATGAATACCATGCTTTCTTTGTCTCCGTATTCCTCAAGGCAGCAAGAACAACCTACtgagaaacaaaaagaagaaactcAAACAAAAGCCTGGCCTTCACAAACAACCACCGGCAAGGCTGATTTGAGCTTGAGTATTTAG
- the LOC117924185 gene encoding uncharacterized protein LOC117924185, protein MEGKQLNFSAPLLSVRRISSTLSSSDGQKRKMIENPRPNRQISIPSYIPYSSVDQVTEPVAVPFRWEQIPGRAKDGSEPELQLHDEELSSTPRVPPGRVFDVIQKPAEIESDNRNIFRPQNETSSLDENFTNLEGLHEEGDSDNDSGSDAYSDAVDSLSPTNSLSLSCSVSGLSGSDGPDVKPSGTFSIDPQTRDLMMNRFLPAAKAMVLETPHYASRKQSVVLEQPRQVKRVISEDTKPSLNKYSTDIIPYYGQYEEEEGRESEDEHDEYDASGNIPGCGLIPRFCLKNSLCLLDPVPGMKVRTRVPKSSARVVKKLSKHAYVRDHDRIVTKNAWDAFRRNQLDYEVQSPKLHEVGNMMTVESNCTYSSDSQATDGSSPHRHSSSGGGISPYRNEAPHSPFHEGMGFLGVPIEVDNFKADRLIFYSQACKNFSEILSPEENKQGPGSVSPIVEKTLYIDSVDVAEFQHPSYSDTKELMDTAGLDFGTLVERRGIEEASSAESSFQDIRCLNISKGGILKLKAPGSVDSLPSSSDIPHINSQEDTLDSFRLDQGLDQEFRSLEFSKGPIDGNLSMNNEQILKADDQVDSNVTFLQSPVPPALPKSPSESWLWRTVSLQKPHQRSKFHPRKQAPKTSSTDTKWETIVKTSKSHYDHVRYSEELIAHVPQLPKT, encoded by the exons ATGGAGGGAAAGCAATTGAATTTTAGTGCACCACTTCTATCAGTGAGGCGAATTTCATCGACATTGAGTTCTTCAGATGGACAGAAAAGGAAGATGATTGAAAATCCGCGGCCCAATAGACAGATTTCTATTCCTTCTTACATACCATACTCCAGCGTCGATCAGGTGACAGAACCAGTTGCAGTCCCTTTTCGCTGGGAGCAGATTCCGGGAAGAGCCAAGGATGGAAGTGAACCAGAGCTCCAGTTGCATGATGAAGAGCTTTCAAGCACTCCAAGGGTTCCACCAGGGAGGGTTTTTGATGTTATACAGAAGCCTGCAGAAATTGAATCTGACAATCGAAATATTTTTAGGCCCCAAAATGAAACATCTTCCTTGGATGAAAATTTTACTAACTTGGAGGGATTACACGAGGAAGGAGATTCTGATAACGATAGTGGCAGCGATGCCTATTCTGATGCGGTTGACTCACTGTCCCCAACGAATTCATTGTCTTTAAGCTGTAGTGTTAGTGGTTTGAGTGGGTCTGATGGTCCAGATGTCAAACCTTCTGGAACCTTCTCCATAGATCCACAAACTCGAGATCTTATGATGAATCGCTTCTTACCTGCAGCAAAGGCAATGGTCTTGGAAACACCTCACTATGCTTCAAGGAAGCAATCTGTGGTACTTGAACAACCTAGACAGGTTAAAAGGGTGATCAGCGAGGATACAAAACCTTCTCTTAATAAATATTCGACAGACATCATACCGTATTATGGCCAATATGAAGAGGAAGAGGGAAGGGAAAGTGAAGATGAACATGATGAATATGATGCTTCTGGCAACATACCAGGTTGTGGATTAATTCCCCGGTTTTGCTTAAAGAATTCTTTGTGCCTCTTAGATCCAGTGCCAGGGATGAAAGTAAGGACCCGGGTTCCCAAATCTTCTGCCCGAGTTGTTAAAAAACTGTCCAAGCATGCATATGTCAGAGATCATGACCGAATTGTTACAAAG AATGCTTGGGATGCTTTTCGTCGGAACCAATTAGATTATGAAGTCCAATCACCTAAGTTGCATGAAGTTGGGAATATGATGACTGTGGAATCCAATTGTACCTATTCCAGTGACTCACAAGCAACAGATGGGTCATCTCCCCACAGACACTCAAGTAGCGGCGGTGGCATATCTCCATACAGGAATGAAGCACCTCACTCTCCCTTTCATGAAGGAATGGGGTTCCTTGGTGTACCTATAGAAGTTGACAATTTCAAGGCTGAtaggttaattttttatagCCAAGCCTGTAAGAACTTTTCGGAGATATTATCCCCcgaagaaaataaacaagggCCAGGCTCAGTTAGCCCCATAGTTGAGAAAACATTGTACATAGATTCTGTAGATGTTGCAGAATTTCAACATCCAAGTTATTCTGACACCAAGGAGCTGATGGACACTGCTGGTTTAGATTTTGGGACCTTGGTAGAAAGAAGAGGAATAGAAGAAGCTTCTAGTGCAGAATCTTCTTTTCAAGATATAAGATGCCTGAACATTTCAAAGGGGGgcatattgaaattaaaagcCCCTGGATCTGTTGACTCCCTGCCTTCATCCTCTGACATACCACATATCAATAGCCAAGAAGACACACTGGACAGCTTTAGACTGGATCAAGGTCTCGATCAGGAATTTAGGTCCTTGGAATTCTCCAAAGGGCCTATTGATGGAAACCTAAGTATGAACAATGAGCAGATTCTAAAAGCAGATGATCAAGTTGATTCAAATGTCACATTCTTACAGTCCCCTGTTCCCCCAGCCTTACCAAAGTCACCTTCTGAGTCTTGGCTCTGGCGTACTGTTTCTTTGCAGAAACCACACCAAAGAAGCAAGTTTCATCCTAGAAAGCAGGCTCCCAAGACTTCCTCCACGGATACAAAGTGGGAAACCATTGTAAAAACTTCTAAGTCGCATTATGATCATGTACGCTATTCTGAG GAACTAATTGCTCATGTTCCTCAGCTACCCAAAACTTGA
- the LOC117923371 gene encoding uncharacterized protein LOC117923371 isoform X3: MTERLFIHEEKNDGSKQEETENTSFDLNEESNSPEDDAAAEAEVSMEDDEGEREGSSANNNNVSAGEKRGGKNSVRQYVRSKMPRLRWTPDLHLSFVHAVERLGGQARATPKLVLELMNVKGLSIAHVKSHLQMYRSKRLDESGQVLCKTYRRMGGRDRDRDCSPGILFRPTGSCRHFSMEKSGMEQAWNPGECSRSYNLLRCTLSQQQYDFRANSSRPSTSNPNHVLEAIAQNRPTRPSRFLEEKKWPPRELIGNPWREKTRTNAASQSLVHQICTTPRSVGATLTYSKQPSVWSPANEERLGQFQSHLHYPKIISSISTPQFEPPFRLESNQEKRLKEEEWLPDLQLRLSQRSANEEDSHHKTKYEMNTMLSLSPYSSRQQEQPTEKQKEETQTKAWPSQTTTGKADLSLSI; the protein is encoded by the exons ATGACAGAGAGATTATTTatccatgaagaaaaaaatgatggaagCAAGCAGGAGGAAACAGAAAACACCTCCTTTGACTTGAATGAAGAATCCAACTCCCCAGAGGATGACGCTGCAGCTGAAGCTGAAGTGAGCATGGAGGATGATGAAGGAGAAAGAGAAGGGAGTTcagcaaataataataatgtctcTGCTGGGGAAAAACGTGGAGGGAAAAACTCAGTTAGGCAGTATGTTCGATCAAAAATGCCTCGACTCCGGTGGACTCCTGACCTCCATCTCTCTTTTGTGCATGCTGTTGAGAGGCTTGGTGGACAGGCCA GAGCGACTCCAAAGCTGGTTCTTGAGTTGATGAATGTGAAAGGACTTAGCATTGCCCATGTAAAGAGCCACTTGCAG ATGTATCGAAGTAAAAGGCTTGATGAATCAGGACAAG TATTATGTAAAACATATAGACGAATGGGAGGAAGAGACCGAGATCGTGATTGCTCTCCTGGAATTTTGTTCAGACCAACTGGTTCTTGCCGACATTTCAGCATGGAGAAGAGTGGAATGGAGCAAGCTTGGAACCCTGGTGAGTGCAGTCGTAGTTACAATCTTTTGCGGTGCACCCTCTCTCAACAACAATATGATTTCAGAGCTAACTCTTCAAG GCCATCAACTTCAAACCCGAATCATGTTTTGGAGGCAATTGCACAAAATAGACCCACTAGACCTAGCAGATTTCTTGAAGAAAAGAAGTGGCCTCCACGGGAATTGATTGGAAATCCGTGGAGGGAGAAAACCAGGACTAATGCTGCCTCCCAATCTCTAGTGCATCAAATTTGTACTACTCCAAGGTCTGTTGGAGCAACGCTAACATACAGCAAGCAGCCGTCTGTATGGAGCCCTGCAAATGAGGAAAGACTTGGGCAATTTCAATCACACTTGCATTATCCTAAAATCATCTCCAGTATCTCCACACCACAATTTGAGCCGCCATTTCGGCTTGAG TCGAATCAGGAGAAGAGATTGAAGGAGGAGGAATGGTTGCCTGATTTGCAACTGAGACTGAGCCAAAGAAGTGCAAATGAGGAGGACTCCCACCACAAAACCAAGTATGAAATGAATACCATGCTTTCTTTGTCTCCGTATTCCTCAAGGCAGCAAGAACAACCTACtgagaaacaaaaagaagaaactcAAACAAAAGCCTGGCCTTCACAAACAACCACCGGCAAGGCTGATTTGAGCTTGAGTATTTAG
- the LOC117923371 gene encoding uncharacterized protein LOC117923371 isoform X2, producing MTERLFIHEEKNDGSKQEETENTSFDLNEESNSPEDDAAAEAEVSMEDDEGEREGSSANNNNVSAGEKRGGKNSVRQYVRSKMPRLRWTPDLHLSFVHAVERLGGQARATPKLVLELMNVKGLSIAHVKSHLQMYRSKRLDESGQVLCKTYRRMGGRDRDRDCSPGILFRPTGSCRHFSMEKSGMEQAWNPAFHSHPNRRQQYASTHYYNALRSSTSALQSKQYFGQGNGLVERMIFHTQNRPSTSNPNHVLEAIAQNRPTRPSRFLEEKKWPPRELIGNPWREKTRTNAASQSLVHQICTTPRSVGATLTYSKQPSVWSPANEERLGQFQSHLHYPKIISSISTPQFEPPFRLESNQEKRLKEEEWLPDLQLRLSQRSANEEDSHHKTKYEMNTMLSLSPYSSRQQEQPTEKQKEETQTKAWPSQTTTGKADLSLSI from the exons ATGACAGAGAGATTATTTatccatgaagaaaaaaatgatggaagCAAGCAGGAGGAAACAGAAAACACCTCCTTTGACTTGAATGAAGAATCCAACTCCCCAGAGGATGACGCTGCAGCTGAAGCTGAAGTGAGCATGGAGGATGATGAAGGAGAAAGAGAAGGGAGTTcagcaaataataataatgtctcTGCTGGGGAAAAACGTGGAGGGAAAAACTCAGTTAGGCAGTATGTTCGATCAAAAATGCCTCGACTCCGGTGGACTCCTGACCTCCATCTCTCTTTTGTGCATGCTGTTGAGAGGCTTGGTGGACAGGCCA GAGCGACTCCAAAGCTGGTTCTTGAGTTGATGAATGTGAAAGGACTTAGCATTGCCCATGTAAAGAGCCACTTGCAG ATGTATCGAAGTAAAAGGCTTGATGAATCAGGACAAG TATTATGTAAAACATATAGACGAATGGGAGGAAGAGACCGAGATCGTGATTGCTCTCCTGGAATTTTGTTCAGACCAACTGGTTCTTGCCGACATTTCAGCATGGAGAAGAGTGGAATGGAGCAAGCTTGGAACCCTG CCTTTCACTCACACCCAAATAGGCGGCAACAGTATGCTTCCACTCATTACTATAATGCGTTAAGATCAAGTACTAGTGCACTACAGAGCAAACAATATTTCGGACAAGGCAACGGGTTGGTTGAAAGGATGATTTTCCATACTCAAAACAGGCCATCAACTTCAAACCCGAATCATGTTTTGGAGGCAATTGCACAAAATAGACCCACTAGACCTAGCAGATTTCTTGAAGAAAAGAAGTGGCCTCCACGGGAATTGATTGGAAATCCGTGGAGGGAGAAAACCAGGACTAATGCTGCCTCCCAATCTCTAGTGCATCAAATTTGTACTACTCCAAGGTCTGTTGGAGCAACGCTAACATACAGCAAGCAGCCGTCTGTATGGAGCCCTGCAAATGAGGAAAGACTTGGGCAATTTCAATCACACTTGCATTATCCTAAAATCATCTCCAGTATCTCCACACCACAATTTGAGCCGCCATTTCGGCTTGAG TCGAATCAGGAGAAGAGATTGAAGGAGGAGGAATGGTTGCCTGATTTGCAACTGAGACTGAGCCAAAGAAGTGCAAATGAGGAGGACTCCCACCACAAAACCAAGTATGAAATGAATACCATGCTTTCTTTGTCTCCGTATTCCTCAAGGCAGCAAGAACAACCTACtgagaaacaaaaagaagaaactcAAACAAAAGCCTGGCCTTCACAAACAACCACCGGCAAGGCTGATTTGAGCTTGAGTATTTAG